The following are encoded in a window of Mesorhizobium shangrilense genomic DNA:
- a CDS encoding acetyl/propionyl/methylcrotonyl-CoA carboxylase subunit alpha: MFKKILIANRGEIACRVIKTAHRLGIATVAVYSDADRDALHVRQADEAVHIGPAASAQSYLRIANILDAIAATGADAVHPGYGFLSENSNFADALKAKGIAFIGPSPVAIEAMGDKITSKKIAASAGVSTVPGHMALIEDAEEAVRIAAEIGFPVMIKASAGGGGKGMRIAWNEVGAREGFHSSRNEAKNAFGDDRIFIEKFVTEPRHIEIQVLGDQYGNIVYLGERECSIQRRNQKIIEEAPSPFIDEATRHAMGKQAVALAKAVGYHSAGTVEFIVDRDRNFYFLEMNTRLQVEHPVTELVTGIDLVEEMIRIAAGEKLRFGQEDVRLNGWAVESRLYAEDPYRNFLPSIGRLTRYRPPAEGADADGSLIRNDTGVVEGSEISMHYDPMIAKLCAWAPDRLGAINAMGAALDNFEVEGIGHNLPFLAAVMDYPRFREGRLTTAFIAEEFPDGFAGVSPTDADERKLAALAAHINWKLQHRNVLISGAMDNHRRKVSSDWIVTLGNHAFPVAVCDHENGTAVSFDDGSVLSVASDWLPGRPLAHFQISAESISIKTSRSGTGYRLRWRGMDVVAHVRSPPIAELARLMPKKQPPDTSKLLLCPMPGVLTAIAVGEGDAVEAGQILATVEAMKMENVLRAERKGSVKHIAGTAGMNMAVDELIMEFN, encoded by the coding sequence ATGTTCAAGAAGATCCTGATTGCCAATCGTGGCGAGATCGCCTGCCGGGTGATCAAAACGGCGCACAGGCTTGGCATAGCCACCGTTGCCGTCTATTCCGACGCTGACCGCGACGCCTTGCACGTCCGGCAAGCCGATGAAGCGGTCCACATCGGTCCCGCCGCCTCAGCCCAGTCCTATCTTCGCATTGCAAACATTCTCGATGCCATCGCCGCTACGGGCGCTGATGCGGTTCATCCGGGCTACGGTTTCCTGTCTGAGAATTCGAATTTCGCCGACGCGCTCAAAGCCAAGGGCATCGCTTTCATCGGGCCCTCCCCCGTCGCCATCGAGGCGATGGGCGACAAGATCACGTCGAAAAAGATCGCGGCATCCGCCGGCGTCTCCACTGTGCCCGGCCACATGGCTCTGATCGAGGATGCAGAGGAAGCGGTGCGCATCGCCGCTGAGATCGGCTTTCCTGTCATGATCAAGGCATCCGCCGGCGGGGGCGGCAAGGGTATGCGCATTGCCTGGAACGAGGTCGGGGCGCGCGAAGGATTTCACTCCTCGCGAAACGAGGCGAAGAACGCCTTTGGCGACGACCGTATCTTCATCGAGAAATTCGTTACCGAGCCACGTCACATTGAAATCCAGGTGCTCGGCGATCAGTACGGCAATATCGTCTACCTCGGTGAGCGGGAATGCTCGATCCAGCGCCGCAACCAGAAGATCATCGAGGAAGCGCCATCACCATTCATCGACGAAGCAACCCGGCATGCGATGGGGAAGCAGGCCGTCGCTCTTGCCAAGGCGGTCGGCTACCACTCGGCAGGTACCGTTGAATTCATCGTCGATCGCGACCGCAACTTCTACTTCCTCGAAATGAACACGCGACTTCAGGTCGAGCACCCGGTCACCGAACTTGTAACCGGCATCGATCTGGTCGAGGAAATGATCCGCATCGCCGCCGGCGAAAAGCTGCGCTTTGGCCAAGAGGATGTGAGGCTGAACGGCTGGGCGGTCGAAAGCCGGCTCTACGCCGAAGACCCGTATCGCAATTTCCTGCCCTCGATCGGTCGTCTGACACGCTACCGGCCGCCGGCCGAAGGTGCGGATGCGGACGGCTCACTCATCCGCAACGATACCGGTGTGGTCGAGGGGTCGGAAATCTCGATGCACTATGATCCCATGATCGCCAAGCTCTGCGCCTGGGCGCCCGACCGGCTGGGCGCAATCAACGCCATGGGCGCGGCGTTGGATAATTTCGAAGTGGAAGGCATCGGCCATAACCTGCCGTTTCTCGCTGCTGTCATGGACTATCCCCGGTTTCGCGAGGGGCGGCTGACCACAGCCTTTATCGCTGAGGAGTTTCCGGACGGCTTCGCAGGTGTGTCCCCAACCGATGCGGATGAGCGCAAGCTCGCGGCGCTCGCGGCACACATCAACTGGAAACTCCAGCACCGCAATGTCCTGATCTCCGGGGCGATGGACAATCATCGTCGCAAAGTCTCCAGCGATTGGATCGTCACGCTTGGCAACCATGCCTTTCCGGTCGCCGTGTGCGACCACGAAAACGGAACCGCGGTGTCATTCGATGACGGCTCGGTCCTGAGCGTTGCAAGCGACTGGCTGCCGGGACGGCCCCTCGCGCACTTTCAAATCAGCGCCGAAAGCATCTCGATCAAAACGTCCCGGTCAGGAACCGGCTACCGACTGCGCTGGCGCGGAATGGATGTTGTTGCCCATGTACGCAGCCCACCTATCGCCGAACTCGCGCGGTTGATGCCGAAGAAGCAGCCGCCGGACACCTCCAAGCTGCTGCTCTGCCCGATGCCTGGCGTGCTCACCGCGATTGCCGTTGGCGAGGGCGATGCGGTGGAGGCTGGCCAGATTCTTGCAACGGTGGAAGCGATGAAAATGGAGAACGTGCTGCGCGCCGAGCGCAAGGGCTCGGTGAAGCACATCGCCGGGACTGCCGGCATGAACATGGCCGTCGATGAACTGATCATGGAATTTAACTAA